Sequence from the Pararhizobium gei genome:
TGGCTTCTGCCAGAGCTTCAAGAGTCGTCGCGTTTGGCACCTTTAATTCAAGCGGAATACCCTGGCTCACCACAGACCGATGAAGAAATAGACGAATAGCTTCCGACATTGTCAAACCCAAGGAGCGGAAGACGGCGTTTGCGTCCTCGCTTAGGTCGTCATCGACCCGGACATGAAGCATTTTGGTAGCAGCCATCTCTTTATCTCCCTTCCGACCAAATTCACTTCTACCACGGCGGCAACTCGTCAGCTTGACCGCAAGACATATATGTAACTCAAATGCGATACAGTCAAGGGTCCAGTTTCTGTCGCCTGAGAATGAGCGATGTCAGCGGCAGATGCGCGAGATGCATACGCCCTTCGGAATCCCGGCGACGCCTCTCGGCAGGCCTTGTAGGAGGTCAATCATGACCCGTCTTGGTCGATGCAGGAACACGAAACATGCTAACGGTCGCCTTTTATCACGGGGCGAAGTCGTCAGTAGATTCGTGTCGGTCTTGTAACCATGCTCCCGTCCATTCAACCTGCGCGGCAGGAGCCGATTGACGTGAACGGATGGCGTCTATGCAATTATAGATTGCCATAGCATCAAGTCACCAACCTTATGGCATTTGCTGCATAATCCCGGAACTTTCAGTGGACGTTTCAAAGCACGACCTGCTGCCGACCCTACTTGATTTGCGTAGCATGTGACGCTCCGCCATCTTCCGCGGAATGCGAATAAGGCGATATTCGAATGTCATCGAAGGCTCATTCAGTTTGATGTGGTCACCCCCGCCTGCGTAGGAAGTGCTGAAAGTAAATTGTGCCCCTCTCGTCTTCGTCAGCCGCCGCCGCGTTTTCGGGCGTCCAGCCCGTCATCTCGCTCAATCATCACCTTACCGTGTGCAGCGGCCTCAGCCGCCAAAGCGATAAGCTGGTCCTTTTCGCCGGAGAGAATGCCAAGGACCCGTTCGTACTGTGCACGCAAAATTTTCATCGCCTCGGCCTCAAGCGCGGCAGGCATCTTTTTGACATCCAGCGCTTCTGGCGTGGCAACGAAGAATGGCGTCTCACCCAGACCATATGATCCAACCAGCCGACGAACGATTGCAGTTGCATGTTCGATGTCACTGCCAACTAGACCTCCAGAGCCCAAGGATCTGTCGTTGAAGACGACCGCCTCGGCTGCCATTCCTGCGAGGGCAACCGCGATCCGATTCAGAAGAACGGTCTCTGTGGGTAGGTTATTCTCCAACAGATCATACGAAGTTTGGCCTCGCTGATAGGAATCCGGGGAAAGGTCGAAGGAATCCCTTATCTCGATCGTCGCGGAGCGCGCACAATTTAGCGCCAGCGCGATTAAGGCATGTCCGGCTTCGTGGACGCCCAGCCTGAACAGCTCTTCGGGCGTGTAACTCCTCCTTTCAGGCATGACAGCGCGTAAGTCGCTCGCCTGAAGTTCACGCTCCTCATTCCTTGCTTGTCGGCGGGCGGTTCGAACGAGTTCTTCGAGTGCTGCTGCGGACTTCCCGCCCAGATCGTTGCCAATCTCGATCAAGGATTCGAAAGGCAGAGCTCCTCCTGTGTGGTAGCGCAGGATCTCCGCCCGGGTCGCAGCGTCGGGCAGGCCTAACTTGAAGTGCTTTTCAATCCGGCCTGCCCGGAGGATCGCGGGATCAATCCATTCCGGATAGTTCGTGGCACCGATAACGATCACGCCGTCTCCGGGGGCGTTCATCAGGCTTAGGAACTCATTAATGACTACTTGCCAGTACGTCTCATTGGGATGACCGGTCGGTCTGGAGGGGCGAGAACCGATGCTGTCGAATTCGTCGATGAACAGGACTGCACCCTTACTTGCTTTGGCCTCATCGAAACTCCTTCTCATCGCTGCCAGCATTTCATGGAGGTAGCCCCCAGATTGCCACACACCCACGGTGGTCTGGATCAAACGGAACCCCAGAGCCGTCGATAGGGCCGAAGCGAAGTACGTCTTTCCCGCGCCAGGCGCACCGGATACGAGAGCACTCTGTCCGATATCCTTCCAACCCAACTTCCCTTGTCGCCAGAGCTCGATGTCTTTGGCCAATCCCCGTGCCCAAACCTTTTGTTCTTCGAAGCCCGGCAGATCGAATAGACTGGGCCCGTCCTGGTCCGAATGCTCAAGCTCGAGCAGCGCCCGTGTATCATCAACTGACCACAGTGGCTTCATCACGCCGGCAAGCATCACGCTCTCCGGCTTGCCGATAAGGACACTCACTTGCTCTTCGCTCAATGCCGGCAATCCCAGAATGCGGCGGGTAGCGTGGACATCTTCGGCCGAAGGTGGCCTCAGCGACAAGATCTGCTTCGAGACGAAGCGCACTTCTTTGGGTACCTCGTTGATGTGCGTTGCAAGGAGTATTCGCAGGCCTCGTAGATCAAAGATGGACGGCTCTAGTTCGATGGGCCTCTTCCGCTTGATTGGGTTGGCCAGTCTCACGGCTTCGGGGTGCAGTCCCCATTCGTCGGCGTCGTCATTTAAGACGACATGGCAGGCCCTTTTGTAAGACAGCGGTCTAAATTCGAGTGGGACGGTTGCGATGACAAATCCATCACCGGAGCGAAAGTTGACACCATCCTCCTTCATCAATCGCCGAAGTGCGAAGTAGGCCAGAAGGCCACTCGGGTCCTTCTTCAGATCCCGGAAGCGTTCACGGAGTTGATCGCGCTTCATGTCAGTGCCCTTTCTTCGGTCGGGGCATACCGAGACGGTACCAACGGCTAAGGGTGCGGGCGAGACCAATGTCTGGGTTCATGTACATGAGCTGGCTGGTGACGATTTCGCCCCCATCTGGGAGCAATGGGTGACCAGTGACGATTCCTTTCATCGCGTGGCACCAGCCGAGCACAAGCCTGTGATCCTCAAGCAGCGGCGCCTTTGCCAGAATATCCGCAGTGTCCAGCTTTCCCGCTTCCAGTTCCTCCAGGTCGCGGAGCAAGCGCCGCATAATGCCCGGGTCATCGAATGCGAATGTCATGTGCTCAATCCTTCCCAGTTGCCCATACAAGAGCTCGTACCGCAGGACGCCCCAGGCGTCCATAGGGATATGAAGGGCGTCTGTATTTTTTTGAATCTTGATTTCCAGCGTTTCTCGCTTGTGTCTGTCGGATGACAGTGATTGATGAGGGCAGCGTAATGGTGCTCCAGAATGATCGCTCCACCCAACATACTCAGGGCCGCTCGAGAACTCCTTGGCATGAAGCAGGCCGAGGTGGCAGATGCTGCAGGAATATCGAGGAGTTCAATACAACGACTTGAATCCGGCCGGCGCGACTGGACGCATGGCTCTGTCTTGCTGCAGACATTTTACGAGCAAGAGGGGATCGTGTTCGTTCGGCCGGTTGACGGGAACGGGTGGGGGCTTATCAACAACTCCGGCCGTGAAAGCTGATTGTTGACAAGCCCGCTGCCTATTAATTGTCCGAGAGGCCGAGAGTGGTACCCCTAAGCAAATCTCTCCAGGCAATCATTTCATTCAGCGCGGACCATATTTGGTTCGTACTTTCTCCCGCCGGCTGCACCAATATTCCCTCTAAAGCCGTCTGAAGATGTAGCTGTTGTTTTGCTAATACCGAAGAAAACGGCGCGCATTTCAGTCAACTATAGTGCCGTACCGCCTTGAGGCCGAATTCCCTGCATCCGACATCATCGAGAATTGACTTCGCTACGCGGCTTCCGAGCTCCTCTGCGCTCGTGATTCCCT
This genomic interval carries:
- a CDS encoding type II toxin-antitoxin system RelB/DinJ family antitoxin, giving the protein MAATKMLHVRVDDDLSEDANAVFRSLGLTMSEAIRLFLHRSVVSQGIPLELKVPNATTLEALAEARQMRRAKKVRFSTPEELFANLNEAKD
- a CDS encoding AAA family ATPase, translating into MKRDQLRERFRDLKKDPSGLLAYFALRRLMKEDGVNFRSGDGFVIATVPLEFRPLSYKRACHVVLNDDADEWGLHPEAVRLANPIKRKRPIELEPSIFDLRGLRILLATHINEVPKEVRFVSKQILSLRPPSAEDVHATRRILGLPALSEEQVSVLIGKPESVMLAGVMKPLWSVDDTRALLELEHSDQDGPSLFDLPGFEEQKVWARGLAKDIELWRQGKLGWKDIGQSALVSGAPGAGKTYFASALSTALGFRLIQTTVGVWQSGGYLHEMLAAMRRSFDEAKASKGAVLFIDEFDSIGSRPSRPTGHPNETYWQVVINEFLSLMNAPGDGVIVIGATNYPEWIDPAILRAGRIEKHFKLGLPDAATRAEILRYHTGGALPFESLIEIGNDLGGKSAAALEELVRTARRQARNEERELQASDLRAVMPERRSYTPEELFRLGVHEAGHALIALALNCARSATIEIRDSFDLSPDSYQRGQTSYDLLENNLPTETVLLNRIAVALAGMAAEAVVFNDRSLGSGGLVGSDIEHATAIVRRLVGSYGLGETPFFVATPEALDVKKMPAALEAEAMKILRAQYERVLGILSGEKDQLIALAAEAAAHGKVMIERDDGLDARKRGGG
- a CDS encoding DUF6634 family protein; translated protein: MTFAFDDPGIMRRLLRDLEELEAGKLDTADILAKAPLLEDHRLVLGWCHAMKGIVTGHPLLPDGGEIVTSQLMYMNPDIGLARTLSRWYRLGMPRPKKGH
- a CDS encoding helix-turn-helix transcriptional regulator produces the protein MKQAEVADAAGISRSSIQRLESGRRDWTHGSVLLQTFYEQEGIVFVRPVDGNGWGLINNSGRES